From the Paenibacillus tianjinensis genome, the window GCCGGGCGTTGTCTTTTTGCTCATCAACAATTACCTGCCGATGTTCGGGATTATCATTGCCTTCAAGAATATCAACTACGTGGACGGGATACTGGGCAGCCCGTGGGTCGGACTGGATAACTTCAGGTTCCTGTTCGCCACCTCGGATGCATGGATCATTACGCGCAACACGGTGCTGTACAATTTCGTGTTTATCATTCTCAATCTGGTTTTTGCGGTATCCATCGCAATTGCCCTGAATGAGCTGAAGAATAAGCTGGCTGCTAAATTCTATCAGAGCATCATGTTCTTCCCCTACTTTTTGTCCATGGTCGTTGTCAGCTATCTCGTGTTCGCTTTTCTCAATGTTGAATACGGTTTCATTAATAAAGGCGTGCTCTCCCTGTTCGGGCTCAATGAGCTGAACTGGTATTCGGAGCCGAAGTACTGGCCGTTCATTCTGCCGCTGATCAACCTCTGGAAAGGGGTCGGCTATGGCTGTGTAATTTATCTCGCGGCGATCATCGGCATTGATTCCGAGTATTATGAGGCCGCGCTGATCGACGGCGCCAGCAAGTGGAAGCAGATCCTGCATATCACGATCCCGCTGATCCGGCCGGTCATTATCATCACCACTATTCTGGCGATCGGCGGCATTTTCCGCTCCGACTTCGGGCTGTTCTACCAGACCACGCTGAATTCCGGGGCGCTATATCCGACAACGCTCGTCATAGATACCTACGTCTATAACGCGCTGATCAACATGGGCAACCTCGGCATGTCCGCAGCGGCAGGCTTATATCAGTCACTCGTCGGATTTTTCCTGGTGCTCGGCTCGAACTGGATCGTGCGCAAGGTCGATAAGGACCAGGCTGTTTTCTGAGTAAAGAAAGATTAGGAGGAGAGAAATGCTGTGACCAATAATGAAATCTCTAAATTTACGAATCTGCTGCTCCACCTTATATTTATCATCCTGACGATCACCTGCCTGCTGCCGATTGTACTGGTCTTCATGATCTCCATTACCGATTACGATACGATTGTGCTGAATGGTTATCAATTTTTCCCGGAGAAGTTCAGTCTGGAGGCGTACAGCTATATCTTTAAGGATTATACCGTCATTGTAAAAGCCTACGGGGTGTCTATCTTCGTCACAGTGATCGGTACACTGCTGAGTGTATTTATCTCTTCGCTGTATGCGTATCCGATTTCCCGGACGGACTTCAAATACCGCGGCATTTTTGCCTTTCTGATTTTTTTTACAATGCTGTTCGGCGGGGGCCTGGTGCCCTGGTACATGGTGTACACGCAGGTGCTCGATCTCAAAAACTCGGTCTGGGCGCTGATCGTTCCGATGCTGCTCTCTCCGTTCAATGTGCTGATAATGAAAACCTATTTCCAGATGTCCGTGCCGCCGGCACTGATCGAAGCCTCCAAAATTGACGGGGCCGGCGAGCTGAGAACCTTTTTCCGGATTGTTTTCCCGCTGTCCCTGCCGGTCTTCGCCACGATTGGGCTGTTCAACACCCTGCATTACTGGAACGACTGGTTCAACAGCATGATCTTCATTACCGATACCGATCTTTATTCCCTGCAGTATCTGATGTACAAAATGATCTCCCAGGCGGACTATTTGAGCCGCAACGGGGCTTTGATCCAAGGCTCGGCCACCGAGCTGGCCAAACTTCCGGGGGAGACGATCCGCATGGCGATGGCCCTGATCGGGATTGGTCCGATTGTGCTGGCGTATCCGTTTTTCCAGCGCTATTTCATCAGAGGCTTAACGCTCGGCTCCATTAAAGGCTAACCTCGGCTGACGCCGAATAGCATATATTTTTCAAGTAAGAGGGAGGAAAAGAGTAATGGCAATTAAAAAAGGCACGGGTCTAATGCTATCAC encodes:
- a CDS encoding ABC transporter permease; protein product: MITQGKRSAVSTVQSQPLRLPAKKGSVFKHLLKHKVLLLMLLPGVVFLLINNYLPMFGIIIAFKNINYVDGILGSPWVGLDNFRFLFATSDAWIITRNTVLYNFVFIILNLVFAVSIAIALNELKNKLAAKFYQSIMFFPYFLSMVVVSYLVFAFLNVEYGFINKGVLSLFGLNELNWYSEPKYWPFILPLINLWKGVGYGCVIYLAAIIGIDSEYYEAALIDGASKWKQILHITIPLIRPVIIITTILAIGGIFRSDFGLFYQTTLNSGALYPTTLVIDTYVYNALINMGNLGMSAAAGLYQSLVGFFLVLGSNWIVRKVDKDQAVF
- a CDS encoding carbohydrate ABC transporter permease, with protein sequence MTNNEISKFTNLLLHLIFIILTITCLLPIVLVFMISITDYDTIVLNGYQFFPEKFSLEAYSYIFKDYTVIVKAYGVSIFVTVIGTLLSVFISSLYAYPISRTDFKYRGIFAFLIFFTMLFGGGLVPWYMVYTQVLDLKNSVWALIVPMLLSPFNVLIMKTYFQMSVPPALIEASKIDGAGELRTFFRIVFPLSLPVFATIGLFNTLHYWNDWFNSMIFITDTDLYSLQYLMYKMISQADYLSRNGALIQGSATELAKLPGETIRMAMALIGIGPIVLAYPFFQRYFIRGLTLGSIKG